ATAGACGGCCGCCAGCGCGGTCGGCAGGCCGACGACCAGCAGGAAGACCAGGATGGACAGCCAGCGCGCCGGCCGGCCCGCGCGCTCGTCCGCCGGCGTCCAGCGCCGCACGATCCGCCGCGCCGAGAGCGTCTCGGCCGGGCGCGGCTGACCGTCCTCGCCGGGGGCAAGCGCGCGCCCGTCTTCGGCGCGGGCCTGCAGCGGCGCGGTCTGGACCAGCTTCACGGGGGGTCTCTGGGGTTGGGTCATGCTGCCTGCAAATCGGTCACGTCGCCCGGAGCGAACGTTCGTAGGTCTCGAGAGCCTCGTCAATCGTCGTGAAGTCGCTGAGCCTGCCGCGATGCAGGACCGCGCCGAGGTTGCAGTACTGGCGGATCGTCTCGACATGCTGCGAAACCAGGATCAGCGAGGCCGCATGCATACGCTCCCCGAAGGCGGCCGCGCACTTCCGGCGAAAGGCCGCATCGCCGACCTCGATCACCTCGTCGACCAGGTAGAGGTCGAAATCGAAGGCGAAGCTGGTGGCGACGGCGATGCGGGCGAACATGCCGGACGAGTAGGTGCCGACCGGCATGTCGAAATAGCGGTCGAGCTCGGCGAACTCCTCGATCCAGGCGCTGACCTCGCCGTGGTTCATGCCGTAGATCCGCGCCAGGAACGCCACGTTCTCGCGGGCCGAGAGGTGGGGGTGGAAGGTGCCGGTAAAGCCGACCGGAAACGAAATGCGCCCCTCGCGCACGATGCGGCCGCGGTCGGGCATCTCGCTGCCCGCGATCAGGCGCAGCAGGGCGGACTTGCCGGCGCCGTTCACGCCGAAGATGCCGATGCGGCTGAGCGGCGGCAGCTCGAAGCTCACATCGTCGAGGATGACGTGGCGCCCGCCGGGCACGGCGTAGCTCTTGCTCACTCCCTCGAGGCGGATCATTGAGTCCTCATGCGCCGGCGCAGCGCCCGTTCGAGGATCAGGCCCACCAGCACCGTGCCGAAGGCGACGGCGAAGATGTAGGTCTTGTCGAGCCACGGCGGATCGTAGTCGCGGAAGAAGCCGGTCCGGAACCACTCGATGCATTGCAGCAGCGGGTTCCAGGACAGCGGCTCGCGGATCCATTCCGGCATGCTCTGCGGCAGGAAGAACACGCCCGAGGCGACGTAGAGGAAGCGCTGCATGATCATCCAGCCGTTGGCCCACGGCCGCCACAGGTTGTTCATGACCGCGCTGATCAGGCCGAGCCCCAGCGCGAACAGCCAGACCGCCAAAGTGGCATAGACCGCCTCGATGTGGCTGTCCGTGCGCGGGCCGTAGGAGATCAGCTCGAAGGTGCCGAACGTGACCACGATCACGGTGAAGCCGATCAGCAGCTCGGTGAGCGCCATCGCCAGCACGAGGTCGAGACGGGCGATCACGGGGACCTGCAGGACGCCGATATTGTCCTGGAACAGGTTCTGCGAATGATCGATGACGTGGATGAACAGGTAGAAGGGCATGACGCCCGTCGCATAGAAGAAGAACAGGTGCCCGCCGATCGGTGGCATGCCGCCGTTGAACAGGCTGAGCACGATGCCCAGGGTCACGATATTGATGGCCTGCGGGATGAACAGCGACAGGAAGCCGAAGCGGCCCTGCGCCGTGCGATGGCGGAAGTCGCGCAGCACCAGCGCCGTGAGCACGCGCGCCTGCGTGACGAGCTGGTCGCGGACCGCCGCGAAACGGGACGGCGGTCGTGCCGGCCGGTCGCGCCACGGCGCCCGCGGCATGGGCGGGAACAGGCCCGACCCACCGGCATAGGCGACCGGCTCGCGCCCCGAGCGCTTGGCCAGCAGGAAGAGCCGCAGGTCGCGCACGCTGGTGCTGGCGGGGGCCAGTTGCGACGCCCGGTCGATCACCTCGACCGCTTCCTCGTCCTCGTTGGCATGGGCCAGCGCATGCGCCAGCTCGACATGGATCTCGGCCTTGTCGGGCGAGGCCGCCAACGCCTGGCGCAGGTAGCGGATGCCCTGTTCGCGCTCGCCCAGCCGGTTGGACAGCACGCCCGCCATGTAGAGGTATTCGCCGTTCTCCGGATCGATGCGCAGCGCGTGGAGGATCTCGTCCAGCGCCAGCCGGTTCTTGCCCATCGAGGCATAGGAGGCTGCCAGCAGGTGGCAGACCGAGGCGTCGTCCGGCTGCTCCTCGCGCAGGCGCAGCAGCAGCGGGATCGCCCGGCCGTGATGGCTGAGCTCGAACAGGATGCGGGCGAGTTTGTCGCGCGGCGCCGCCGCGTCGGGCCACAGCCGCGCCGCCCGCGCCGCGGCGCTGGAGGCGGCATGGAGGTCGCCCGAGCGATAGGCGAGCTCGATCTCCATCAGGAGGCTCTCCTCGGTGGGCGTTCCGGCATCGTTGACCGAGTGGACCGCCTGCAGGGCCTCCTCGATCCGGTTCGCCTGGACCAGCAGCCGCGCCCTCTGCAACTGGGCGGCCTGGCTCGGGCCGCACAGCGTCGCCCGGGCTTCGGCGGCGGCAAGCGCGCCCTCGACGTCACCCGCCTGGAGGCGCGCCTGGACGTGGAGGTCGTGGGCGGGCTCGAGACCCGGATCGTAGGCGACGGCGCGGGCGGCGCTTTCCGCCGCGCCTGCCGCATCGCCGCTCTCGAACAGCAGGACGGCCAGACGGTGATGGAACGGCGCCGAGTCCGGATCGCGCGCCACCAGCAGCGTCATGGCTCGAACCGACGTCGCAAGGTCGCGGTTCACATAGGCGACTTCGGAGGCAACCAGCAGGTCCTCGACGGAAAGTGCGGCGGCGGCCTCGTCGGAGGAGAGGCGCGCGCGCACCTCCTCGATCGGCGTTTCCGCCGAAAGTCGCTCAGCGTCCGCCACGGTGGCCCCGGCGCGAGTTGACAAAGACGGGCACTGCCCTCAGCAGTAGCCCGCGCCGCCGCCCCCGTGTTCGAGCCCTTTGCTGGTCATGATCAACTTTCATTGCCGACACTATAAGGGTTCGAAACCCTGCATCTTCAACAAAACCGAGGGCATGGAGTGCCCGACCTGCACCCGCGCCGATGAATTCGGCTGCCGCGTGCTGATCGTCAAGCTCGATGCGCTGGGCGACGTGCTGCGGACCGGCAGCCTGGTCCCGATCCTCCACAGGCTGCATCCGCGACCCTACGTCTGCTGGATCACGCGGCCCGAGGCGGTCGAGATCGTGCGCATGATCGACGGCGTGGACGAGGTGGTGCCGCTCAATGTCGACGGGCTGGCGCGCATCGCCGAGGGCGGCTGGGACCATGTCTATGCGCTGTCGAACGACCACAGTACGGCTTCGCTTGCCACCACGGCGCGGCCCGCGCATCCGGTCGTCGGCTATTCGATGAAGGACGGCCGCCTGCGTCCGGGCAACCGCGCCGCCGAGCGCTGGCTGGAGATGGCGGCCTTCGACCGACTGAAGCGCGCCAACACCGAGAGCTACCAGAAGCTGATGCTCGACATCGTCGGCGTCGAGGGGCCGCTGGAGCCGCCACGCCTCACGGTCGAGCGGAAGCATCTCGACCACGCGGCCGGCTGGATTGCGGACCTGTTCGCCGGCAGCACGCGCCGCCGCATCGCGATCAACGTCGGCTCGGGCGCCCGCTGGCCCAAGAAGATGCTCGAGGCCGACCAGATCGCGGCCTACGCCCGACTCGCGCACGAGCGGCTCGACGCCGATATCCTGCTCGTGGGCGGTCCGGCCGAGATCGCGAAGACCGAGGCGATCCTGGCAGCCTGCGGCCCCGGCACGCCGGTACGGTCGGCGCTCACATCGCACTCGGTGCCGGAGTTCGTCGGCGTGCTGCGACAGGTCGATGCGCTGCTGTGCGGCGACACGCTGGCGCTGCACATCGCCACCGCGATCGGCCTGCCGACCGTTTGCCTCGTCGGCCCGACCAGCTCGGCCGAGCTCGCCGATTTCGACGGACTGGTGCTCAAGAGTTCGGTCGACACGCTGGATTGCCTGGGCTGCTACGGCGATTGCCGCAAGGTCGACAACTGCATGTCCCTGTTCGACCTCGAGGGGCTGGTCGAGCTGACGGCCCGCCAGCTCGCCCGCCCGGCGCCGGTCAGGCCTCGCGCTGCCTGACCGCTGCCGTTGACCGTCTCCTCCGACGCCGCGGCGTCAGAGGATGAAGTCGGAGAGCTGAAGCCCGCCGGTCGTGGTGGTGATCGCGATCAGGGCCAGATCCGTGTTGGCGTTGAAGACGCCCGGATCGTGCTCGACGTAGATCGTGTTCGACGTGCCCGACGTCTGGATCAGCAGATTGTCGGCGGTGATGCCGAGCGCCGAGAGGTCGATCTTGTCGCTGCCGAGCTGGAATCCGACGATCGTGTCGTATCCCGTGACCAGGTTGCTGTCGAGGTAGTCGGCGTAAACGAAGGTGTCGGCGCCGGCGCCGGCATAGAGCGCGTCGGCACTGCCGCCGCCGTCGATGACGGAAGCATCGTTGCCGGCGATGATGACGTCGCCGCCGGACGAACCGATGACGTTCGGCACGTTCACGATCGAGGCTTCGAGCGTGAAGATGCCGTCGTTGTTGGCGCCGTCGTTGACATAGGCGTTGTGGCCGTTGAGCAGGTCGACATAGACGCTGCGGCCGACCGCCATCTCGGCGAACGAGATCGTGTTGTTTGCAAAGCCCGTAACGCCCGCCATCTGCGACGCGCCGCCCCACACCTGGTTGACGCCGTCGTCGTCGACGTTGCCCAGCAGGAAGGTGTTGAAGGCACCGCCCCCGTAGAGGGCGTTGCTGCCGCCGTCGCCGTTCAGCACCGTAACGGCGCTCGCATCGGCCGCCGCCTGTGCGCTGCTGGCGTACAGCAGGTCGTCGCCGTCCAGTCCGTCCAGGCGGCCGCTGGTGTTGCCGCCGACCAGCAGGTCATCGAACGCCGAGCCCGTCGCATTGCGGATGCCGCCGGCAAAGTAATCGACGGCGATCGGCGTCACCGTGGACGGTCCGTTCCAGTAGCTTGCATCGACGTCGCCGCGCTGGCCGATCTGCGCCGGCAGGTCGACATAGACGCCGCCGATCGCGTCGTAATAGCTGACGCTGCCGGCCGTCAGGACCGGATTGGCCGAGACCCAGACGGTGATGTGCTGGCTTGAGAACGCATCGACGGTGTCGGCGGCAGAGACGGTCACCTGGTAGCCCGGCGTCGCCCCCGCCGGCGGCAGGTCGCTGAGGTCGGGGGCCGTGATGAAGCTCAACTGGTTGCCGCCGACCATCTGGAACAGCGCCGCGTCCTCGCCGCCGGTGATGGCGTAGGAAATCGTCTGGCCGGGATCCACGTCGACGGCGGTGACGGTCGTCACCAGCGTCTGGCTGGTCACCATGGTGATGCTGGCGGTCGGTCCGCCGCCGTTCGAGGTGATGTCCGGCGGTGTGCCCGGCGGCGTCGGTCCGGGGACGTTGCCCACGATGAAGTTGGTCGCGCCGCTTTCGTCGTCGATCTCCGCGCCGGTATTGGGGAGCGGCGCGCCGACCGAGTTCTCGCCGATGACATTGTCGACGATCTGCGTGCCGGTGACGCCGGCGGCGAGCGTGATGCCGTTGCCGGTGTTGCCGCTGATGTAGTTGGCGCGCGGCTCGTCGGGGCTCGCCTCGACGCCGCCGATCAGGTTTCCGGTGCCGGTGGTCGAGACCAGGATGCCGCCCTGGCCGTTGCCGAAGCCGCTGGTGATCAGGGAGTTGGTGCCGATGGCGGTGTTGAGGACCTGATTGTTGTAGGCACTGCCCGTGATCTCGATTCCGTAGCCGGCGTTGTTCGAGAAGGTATTCTGCGGGATCACCGAGCCGTTGTTGCCGCCGATGATGTTGTCGTGGGCGTTGCCGCTGATCACGACTCCGCTGCCGCCGTTGGCCATGCTCGGGATGCCGATGCCGGTATCGACGGTCGTGCTGGTGCCCGTCGTATTCAGGCCGATGATGTTGGGATCGACGGTGACGCCCCAGGCGTCGCCGGTGATCTCGATGCCGTTGTTGGTGTTGCCGGAGAAGACGTTGGTGCGGAGCAGGATGTTGCCGCCCGTCGAATCGATCAGGATGCCGTTGTTGCCGTTGGGCGCCGAGCCCTGGAAGGCGAGCAGGCCGCCGAACGTGTTGAAGGTCGTGAAGCCGCTGGCGGTATCGGTGACGTAGATGCCGTTCTGGCCGTTGCCGGCCGAGACGTTGCCGAGCGGGATGACGCCGCCGACCGTGGTGTCGCGCGAATCGCCGTCGACCAGGATGCCGTTCAGGGCGTTGCCGACCGTGGTCGCATTGTCGGCGCCGATGCCGAAGAAGTTGGCCTGGATCGTGGCATTGTCGGAATTGGTGATGTGGACGCCGTTGCCGCCATTGCCGCTCAGCACGTTGTAGTAGACGAAGGGCTCGGTATAGAAGTCGCAGCCCAGCAGGGCGTTGTTGTCGGCGTTGAGGATCTGAACGCCGTCGCCGGCGTTGCCGATGGCGGCGGTACCGTCGGCGTCGGTACCGATGAAGTTGCCGCTGAGCACGTTGTTCTCGGACCCGTTCTGGATCAGCACGCCGTTCTGGCCGTTGCCCGAGATCAGGTTGCCGAGCGGCGGCGTCACGAGCACCGGCGGGACGATGGTGCCCTTGTTGCCGGTCGGATCGTTGGCCTGGCCGGTCGACGAATCGACGTAGACCGTGCCGCCGATCATGTTGTCGTGCGCGCCGTTGGTGATCAGGATGCCGTTCTGGCCGTTGGCCACGGCCGTGGTGCCATCGGCATCCGTGCCGATGCGATTGCCGACCACAGTGTTGTCCGACGATCCCCAGAAGGCGATGCCGTTGCCGCCATTGCCGGAGATGACGTTCGTGACGGTGTCCGGATGACTCTCGGGGTTGAGGCCGATCAGGTTGCCGGACGAGGTCGAATTGACGTGGATGCCGTCCAGCGCGTTGCCGAAAGCGGTGCCGTTGGCATGGATGCCGATGTAGTTGGCGTTCAGCGTGATGCCGGAGCTGTTGAGCGTGATGCCGTTGCTGCCGGAATTGCCCAGCGCGAGGCCGAATACGGCCGAACCGTCCGACGCGCCCGAGAAGGTGAGACCGGCGTTCCCGCCGAAGTTGATCTCGACGGTCGGTACGCCCAGCGCCGCGAAGCCCGGCGCGGTCATGCCGTCGAGCGTGACCGGCTTCAGGATGGTGGGCAGGGAATTTGCCAGAACGATCTCGCCGGCCACGGTGAAGACGATCGAGTTGCTGGCTGCATTGCTGGAGTTGAGTGCGGTGATCGCGGCCCTGAGCGAACCCGGTCCGGCGTCATCCAGGGTGGAGACAATGAAAGTGGTCATGCCAGATTCTCCGTTGAGTTGAGCTTGAGTCAGGAACGCATGCGGGCGCGGGTTCCCTTATCACAACTCGCTCATTGCCCTATGCATCTTGAGCCGAAGTACCGGCCATTCAGCAACGCGGATGCATCGATGGAAGAGTATGCCGTCGCAAACGCTATGTGTTTGCATCAGCGATGCGATCAGGGGGGCGAGCCGACGACTCCGTCGAGCAGATAGTCGGTGCGCTGGAGGGCTTCTGCCGTGGCACCGAGCGTGGTGCCTGCCGCGAGGACTCGCCGCCCCCGGTTGTCGTCGAGCGGTCCGGTGAAGATCGGCTGGCCTTCCTTCATCGCGGCGATGGCGCGCGTGGCCGCCGCGATCGCCTCCGGGCTGGCACCGGCACCGAACGGACTCGAGCGCACGTAGTCCTTGTCGTAGCCACCGGTGACGAAGTCGGGCAGGGCACCGCCGCCGCGGCAGGTCTCGACGAAGCCGCGGAACATCGCGGTCCAGTGATAGTCGGCGCCGGTGATATAGCCGCGGGGCGCGAGCGGCGCCTGATCGAAGGCGTGGCCGCAACTGCGGACGCCACGACTCTCGGCCGTCGCGATGATGGGCGCGGGCGCATCGAGATGGCAGGTGATGACGTCACAGCCCGCATCGATCAGCGCATTGGTCGCCGCGGCGTCACGCGTCGCATCCTCCCAGCCTCCGGTGAAGGTGACGTGAACCCTCGCCTGCGGATTGGTGCGGCGCGCGCCCAGCAGAAAGGCGTTCACGTTCAGCAGCACGGCGCCGAGCGGCAGGCCGGCCACGAAGCCCAGCCGATTGGTGCGCGTGCTGAGCCCGGCTGCGACGCCGTTCACATAATGCCCCTCGTGGATCAGTGCATTCTGGCTGCCGAGCCGGCCCGGTCGCTCCTTCAGCGGAAGCAGCGAGGCCTGCCGGAAGGGGATGCCGGCATACCGCTGCGCCGCCGTGCGCAGGAACGGGTCGTTGTCGAAGGCTGTGGAGAACACGATGTCTGCGCCGGCGCCAATCAGCCCATTCAGTGCGCGCGCATAGGCACGCGTTTCGGCATCGTCCCGCCCGCTTCCATAGTCCGTGCTCTCGGGCAGGTAGGGTGCCTCGACCAGCCGCACGCCCGGCAGTCGCGCGAGTTCGACGGCGGCGACGGCATGCGACTGGTTCCAGCCCCAGTCGAGGCGCGGGCCGATATAGACGAAGCCGACGGTGAATCCGGCCGCGCGCGCCGCCCGGCCGGTGGCGAGGGGGGAGGCCAGCGCTGCAGCGGCGAGGAGCGTCCGCCGTCTCATCGCCCTAAAGCGGCCGGCAGTTCAGCGCGACGGTCCGCATCGAGCGTCCGGCCTTGCCGTCGCAACCGAGCCGCTTGCCGTGCGCGTAGAAGGGCGGATCGAGGAAATAGTCGAAGTCGTCGGTGTCCTGTGCGTTGACGATCCGGTAGAGCTTGTAGGGTCCGTTGTCGCAGATGATCTGCTGCGAATCGACAAACAGAGTCGCCGGGCCGATCAGCACATGCTCGATGTTGGGATTGGCCGCGCAGAACTTCTCCTGAAGCTCGCGATGGCTGCTCCCTTCGATGATCGGAACCGGCTGCGCCGCCGCCGTTCCCGCGATCATGCCGGCGGCAATAAGTCCCAAGACTGAAAGGTTCACAACGCTCCCCCGAGGTTGCAGCGTCACCATCCTGACCAAGGAAGTGCCGCGAGACTAGAATCTCATATTCCTCTCCCCCTATCGGAGGAGAGGAGCATGAAAGGGTCGCGCGTCCGATCGTTACGCCGCTTCGCGGTAGGGCATCGCGCCCAGATAGTTCTTCTTGCCGACCGGGACGCCGTTGTGGCGCAGGATCGCGTAAGTCGTCGTGACGTGGAAATAGAAGTTCGGAATGACGTGCTGGACGAGGAACTCCTCGCCCGACAGCGACTTGCCGTTCCAGCGCGGCTGGGTGATCCGCCGCTCGGCAGCCCCGGCGAACGACTGGGCGGTGAAGCTCTTCAGGTAGGCGACGGTGCTCTCGATGCGCGCCTTGATCTCGGCCAGCGTCGCTTCGGTGTCGGCGTGGACCGGCGCGTCCTTCTCGGTGCCGGCCAGACGCGCGGCGCCGAGCTTGGCGGTGTCGCAGGCGATCCGGACCTGCTGGATCAGGTCGAACTGATCGGGCGCCAGGCGCGCGTGCAGCAGGACGGCGGCGTCGAACTTCTTCTCGCCGGCATACTTGTCGGCTTCGTTCAGGATCTCGACCAGATTGCCCAGCATCTTGCTGAACTGGCCGACGACGAGCGTGTGGATCATGCGAACCTCGGATGGGAGTTGTGGATGCGAGCGCAGGGCCCTACGCGATTCCACCGCCCGCCGCCAGAGCCCCTCATGTTCCTCTCCCCCCTAGCGGGGGAGAGGAGTCTGAGCCTTCAGCATCTCCACATGCTCGGTGAGATGGCGATGGAAGTGGCCGATCGCCTGCTCGTAATGGCCGAAGGTGAAGTGGGTGTTGGCACCCGAGGCGAGGCCAAGCTGGATCTCGCGGGCGGCGTGGCGGTCTTCCAGGATGCCGCTCTCCTGCACGAAGTTGGCATCCTTGCGGGCCTGCTCGATGTCGAGCGGCTTGCCGTTCTTGATGCGCGGCGCGAGCTGGTAGACGACCCAGTGCGTCTCCGACGGCGACACCGGCTCGAGGATGATCAGGATCGCGTGGCTCGACAGCACGCTGACATGGGTGTTGGGGAAGAGCTGGTGGACGTCGGTGATGCGGCCCTGCGTGCTCCATTCCTCGCGCGGCATCGCTCGCAGCTTCTCGATGCGGCGGAACGGGAAGACGATGCGTGAGTTGCGGCCGTGCAGCTCGACGACATTCAGGTTGTCGTAGCCGTAGGGAAAGAACGACTGATTGTGCAGCGCCTTGATGTGGTAGCCCTCCATCGAGGTCTCGCCCAGCACCTTCCAGTTCGCCTTGTCGTCGAACTCGATCTTGTTGAACAGCACGTAGTCGTCGGTCAGCACTTCCGGGAGGTCGCCCAGCGCGCCGTCCGACAGCGGCTCGTCCTGCGTCACGAACACGATGCCGTTCCGCTCCTGCACCGCGGCGACCGGCACCAGCCCGTGCGCGTCCTTGTCGAGGCCGGGGAAACCGTCCTCGCCCGGGATGTGGCGCAACGCGCCGTCGAGCCCGTAGGTCCAGGCATGATAGGGGCAGGCGAAGGCGCGCTTGCAGCCCTCGCCTTCCTCGAGCTTCATGCCGCGATGACGGCAGGCGTTGCGGAAGCCGCGCACCACGCCGTCGGTACCGCGTACCACCAGTAGCGGCGTGCCCACCGTTGTCCGCGCAATATAGGAGCCGGGCTCCGGCAGCGCCGCCGAGGGGCAGAAGGCCATCGGCACGCGGCGCAGCACCTGCAGCTCGGCCTCGAACCGCTCGGGCGAATGATAGTTCTCGACCGGCTCGCGCCAGACCACTGTCCCTTTGTCGGTTGTCTTGCCGTCGATGTGCGCGAGGATGCGATCGATCAGGTCGGTTTCGTTGAGCAGCGCAGCCATCTTCGTTCCCTCAGCAATCCGGCGGGGCGATACTAGGTCCCGCCTGTCGGGGCGGGCAACATGGCGCTGCTTCGATGCGAAACGGACGGCGGCGCCCGCGTCTGTTAAGCAGGTCGATGCTCGATCGTTCGTACCTGCTCATCTGCCTCTTCGCGCTGATCGCAATGTTCGGCGGCGGACTGATCGGCCTCTATGTGGCGCGCGCGCTGCCCAGCCATCACCTGACCAAGGAGTCGGGCGCGGTGGTCAAGCTGTCGGCGGCCGTGGTGGCGTCGCTCACCTCGCTGGTTCTGGCGCTGATGCTGTCGGCGGCCAACGGCGCCTATTCCGTCAATGCCGGCATCGTGACCAAGCTCGGTTCCGACATCATCCAGCTCGACCACATGCTGCGCGCCTACGGGCCCGAGGCCGACGCCGCCCGGGTCCATCTGCGCGACTATGCCGGCCGCAAGAGCGAGGAACTGTTTCCCGCCGCGCCGCCGCCGTCCCGCGATTCGCGCGGCACCGCCGATCTTCTCGACCGGCTGCTCGATTCCATCCTGTCGCTCACGCTGCCCGACCGGCGGCACACGGCGCTGGCGGCGCAGGCGCTCAGCATCACCAACCAGATCTACGCCGAACGCTGGCTGCTGTGGGAAAATCCCGGCACGACGGTGCCGGCGCCGTTCCTGTTCGTGCTGATCTTCTGGTTGTTCCTGGTGTTCGTGAGCTTCGGCGTGTTCGCGCCACCCAACCTCACGGTGGTGGCGAGCCTGTTCCTCTCCGCGCTCGCCGTCACCGGCGCGATCTTCCTGATCCTGCAACTCGGCGATCCCATGCATCACAGCTGGCTGCAGATCTCCGGCGAGCCGCTGCAGCGCGCCCTGTCGGAGATCGGCCGGCCCTGATCCGCCGCCGCTGGAGCGGCGATCACGCACAGGTGAACTGCCGGTTGAAATTCCGGGAGCTGCCGATTGACACGGGTCAAGGAGCGCTCTTGATTCGATCATCAGTCTGGCCGCCAAAGACTGCATCGACGATCGCCTCCTCGAACGGGAGCGCCCGATCGGATTTGTTTCGGCAGGAAGGCTGCGGGGCAGGATGAGCGACGTCGACCGGCCTAGGAATATCGTCCTTGCAGGGGGCTGGCTCAGCCGAACGCCGGCATCCTTCCAGCAGGCGGTGCTCGCCCGGTGCATTCTGCGCAGTTTCAAGGCTGGCGCCGCGATCTTCCGCAAGGGCGATCCGCCGGGCGGCCTGTTCGGCCTGGTGAGCGGAGGTCTCGCCGTCGACATCGCGCCGGCCGAGCGCGGGCCCTACATGGCCTACTTCCTGACTCCCGGTGCCTGGTTCGGCGGCGCGCCGGCATTCAGCGGCCAGCCGCGGCAGGTCGGTTTGAGGGCCACGCGGAGCACGGAACTTCTCTATCTGCCGCTACACGCCATCAATGCGATCATTGCCGAGGATCCCATGGCGTGGCGGAGCTTTGCGCTGGTCGGCTTCGCCAACCTGGAGACCGCCATCTCGGTCTGCGACGACCTCATGATCCGCGACCATACCAAGCGCTTCATCGCCATGCTGCTGCAACTGGGCAGCTGCCGGCTGGCCACGCCAACGGGGGGCGAGCCGATGGAGATCGATGTCGGTCAGGCCGAACTCGCCACCATGGCCAATGTCGCGCGGAACACGGCGGGCATCATCCTGCGCACGCTTGCGCAAGGCGGGTTCATCGACATGTCCTACCGTCGCATCAGGATCGTCGATCCCGATCGGCTGCGGGCCAGGCTGACGCGGCGATCCGCGACGCCCAAACGCCCGCGGTCAGCGGAGCCCGACCTCCACCTTGTGGATCCTGCCGCCAAAGCGAAACGGCCGGCGGTCGAAGTAGGCCATCGAGACCGGCGAACCTAGGTCGACGCCGACGTCGAACGTCTCGCTGGCGGTGAAGGCCGCCGGCACCGTGC
This DNA window, taken from Reyranella humidisoli, encodes the following:
- a CDS encoding aromatic ring-hydroxylating oxygenase subunit alpha, encoding MAALLNETDLIDRILAHIDGKTTDKGTVVWREPVENYHSPERFEAELQVLRRVPMAFCPSAALPEPGSYIARTTVGTPLLVVRGTDGVVRGFRNACRHRGMKLEEGEGCKRAFACPYHAWTYGLDGALRHIPGEDGFPGLDKDAHGLVPVAAVQERNGIVFVTQDEPLSDGALGDLPEVLTDDYVLFNKIEFDDKANWKVLGETSMEGYHIKALHNQSFFPYGYDNLNVVELHGRNSRIVFPFRRIEKLRAMPREEWSTQGRITDVHQLFPNTHVSVLSSHAILIILEPVSPSETHWVVYQLAPRIKNGKPLDIEQARKDANFVQESGILEDRHAAREIQLGLASGANTHFTFGHYEQAIGHFHRHLTEHVEMLKAQTPLPR
- a CDS encoding Crp/Fnr family transcriptional regulator; translated protein: MSDVDRPRNIVLAGGWLSRTPASFQQAVLARCILRSFKAGAAIFRKGDPPGGLFGLVSGGLAVDIAPAERGPYMAYFLTPGAWFGGAPAFSGQPRQVGLRATRSTELLYLPLHAINAIIAEDPMAWRSFALVGFANLETAISVCDDLMIRDHTKRFIAMLLQLGSCRLATPTGGEPMEIDVGQAELATMANVARNTAGIILRTLAQGGFIDMSYRRIRIVDPDRLRARLTRRSATPKRPRSAEPDLHLVDPAAKAKRPAVEVGHRDRRT